The proteins below come from a single Balaenoptera musculus isolate JJ_BM4_2016_0621 chromosome 1, mBalMus1.pri.v3, whole genome shotgun sequence genomic window:
- the KIAA1522 gene encoding uncharacterized protein KIAA1522 homolog isoform X5: MAGSAKAESDKRLSVGPGQGLGSAVDEHQDNVFFPSGRPPHLEELHTQAQEGLRSLQHQEKQKLNKGAWDHGDTQSIQSSRTGPDDDSISFCSQTTSYTAESSTAEDALSVRSEMIQRKGSTFRPHDSFPKSSGKSGRRRRERRSTVLGLPQHVQKELGLRNEREAPGTPRPPGPRDAVRIPTVDGHPAGPASGPGARVSLQALEAEAEAGAQAEAMLQRHIDRIYRDDTLVGRSTGARPLPLTRPMSLAVPGLTGGAGPPEPLSPAMSISPQATYLSKLIPHAVLPPTVDVVALGRCSLRTLSRCSLLSASPASIRSLGHFSSVSSPRPRSRHPSSSSDTWSHSQSSETIVSDGSTLSSKGGSEGRPEGSVANSNVAPPPLGGSGRGSPSGGSTAEASDTVSIRSGGQLSGRSVSLRKLKRPPPPPRRTHSLHQRSSAAHDGPLGLPPKPERKQQQQLPRPPTTGGSEGMGAAPCPSSSAGSWVPGLSPGGSRRPPRSPERTLSPSSGYSSQSGTPTLPPKGLTGAPASPGKAQPPKPERVTSLRSPGASVSSSLTSLCSSSSDPAPSDRSGPHVSTALGDRFVIPPHPKVPAPFSPPPSKPKSPNQAAPAPAAPALVPGPISTTAASPESPLTPQTSLTPPQASPGASKDQSPPPSPPPSYHPPPPPTKKPEVVEEALSAPGTAEEALQDPNWPPPPPPAPEEQDLSMADFPPPEEAFFSVAGPEPADPSRPPEPSLATVSFQSQPRGTPDLPPALPAPSAAGSVPGLHAKVPRREPGGCSKGGGLPREDAGAPLVTPSLLQMVRLRSVGTPTVAPTPASGPSAPQKPLRRALSGRASPAPASSGLHAAVQLKASNLAASVGPVSDQPNGPPEAEPWSPASTASFIFSKGTKKLQLEQPVSPETQADLQRNLIAELRSISEQRPPQAPKKPPKAPPPVARKPSGGAAPPTSPSFPWAEPLPAPPTNGLPHAEDRTKEELAENGDVLQRVGPEEKLGLPGTDPQKELV, from the exons TCCTCCCGGACCGGGCCAGATGATGATAGCATCTCCTTCTGCAGCCAGACCACGTCCTACACAGCTGAGAGCTCCACGGCAGAGGATGCTCTCTCCGTCCGCTCTGAGATGATCCAGCGCAAAG GCTCCACCTTCCGACCGCATGACTCATTTCCCAAATCATCTGGAAAGtcagggcggcggcggcgggagcggcGGAGCACGGTGCTGGGACTGCCACAGCACGTGCAGAAGGAACTCG GCCTGCGGAATGAACGTGAGGCACCAGGTACTCCTCGGCCTCCTGGTCCACGGGACGCCGTCCGCATCCCCACGGTGGACGGCCATCCGGCGGGCCCGGCCTCagggccaggggccagggtgTCCCTGCAGGCGCTGGAGGCGGAGGCCGAAGCCGGTGCCCAGGCAGAGGCCATGCTGCAGCGCCACATCGACCGCATTTACCGGGATGACACGCTCGTTGGCCGGTCCACGGGGGCCCGGCCCTTGCCACTGACCCGGCCCATGTCCCTAGCAGTGCCCGGACTGACCGGAGGGGCAGGGCCTCCAGAACCCCTGAGCCCGGCCATGTCCATCTCGCCCCAGGCCACCTACTTGTCGAAGCTGATCCCGCACGCCGTGCTGCCGCCCACAGTGGACGTGGTGGCCTTGGGCCGCTGCAGCCTGCGCACGCTGAGCCGCTGCAGCCTGCTCTCAGCCAGCCCGGCCTCCATCCGCTCGCTGGGCCACTTCTCCTCGGTCTCCAGCCCGCGACCCCGCAGCCGCCACCCTTCCTCCTCCAGTGACACCTGGAGCCACTCTCAGTCCTCTGAGACCATTGTGTCTGACGGCTCCACCCTCTCCTCTAAGGGTGGCTCAGAGGGCCGGCCAGAGGGCTCTGTGGCCAACAGTAACGTGGCGCCCCCTCCCCTGGGGGGCAGCGGGAGGGGCTCTCCCAGCGGGGGCAGCACTGCCGAGGCCTCGGACACTGTCAGCATTCGGAGCGGTGGCCAGTTGTCCGGCCGGAGTGTGTCCCTACGTAAGCTGAAGCGGCCCCCGCCACCTCCCCGCCGGACCCACTCGCTCCATCAGCGCAGCTCAGCAGCACATGATGGGCCCCTGGGGCTGCCTCCTAAGCCCGAGCGGAAGCAGCAGCAACAGCTGCCCCGGCCTCCCACCACTGGCGGGTCAGAAGGGATGGGGGCAGCACCCTGTCCATCCAGCTCAGCAGGCAGCTGGGTGCCTGGCTTGTCTCCAGGTGGCTCCCGGCGTCCCCCACGCTCCCCAGAACGGACACTCTCACCCTCCAGTGGATACTCGAGCCAAAGTGGTACCCCAACCCTGCCTCCCAAGGGTCTAACAGGGGCCCCTGCTTCCCCAGGCAAGGCCCAACCCCCTAAACCAGAGCGTGTCACTTCCCTTCGATCTCCCGGGGCCTCCGTCTCCTCCTCCCTCACGTCTCTATGTTCCTCCTCCTCTGACCCGGCACCCTCAGACCGCTCTGGTCCGCACGTGTCGACCGCCCTGGGTGACAGGTTTGTCATACCTCCTCACCCCAAGGTGcctgcccccttctccccacctccctctaaGCCCAAGAGCCCAAACCAAGCTGCCCCTGCTCCAGCTGCCCCTGCTTTGGTCCCTGGGCCCATCTCTACCACTGCTGCCAGCCCTGAGTCCCCACTTACTCCCCAGACATCCCTAACCCCACCTCAGGCATCTCCCGGTGCCTCCAAAGACCAGTcacccccaccatccccacccccatcttatcacccaccccccccacccactAAGAAGCCAGAGGTGGTTGAGGAGGCCCTGTCTGCCCCGGGGACTGCTGAGGAGGCCCTCCAAGATCCCAActggcccccacccccgcctcctgCACCGGAGGAGCAGGACCTGTCTATGGCCGACTTCCCTCCACCCGAGGAGGCCTTTTTCTCTGTGGCTGGCCCTGAGCCTGCAGACCCTTCACGCCCCCCGGAGCCCTCCTTAGCTACTGTCTCTTTCCAGAGCCAGCCCCGTGGTACCCCAGAtcttcctccagctctgccagCCCCATCTGCTGCTGGTTCTGTCCCAGGGCTTCATGCCAAGGTCCCTCGGAGGGAACCGGGGGGCTGCAGCAAGGGTGGCGGCCTTCCCAGGGAGGATGCTGGTGCACCCCTGGTCACACCCTCACTCCTGCAGATGGTTCGGCTGCGCTCTGTAGGCACTCCCACAGTGGCTCCGACTCCAGCGTCAGGGCCGTCGGCCCCCCAGAAGCCACTGCGAAGGGCCCTGTCAGGGCGGGCCAGCCCAGCGCCTGCCTCCTCAGGGCTCCACGCTGCTGTTCAGCTCAAGGCCTCCAATCTGGCTGCCAGCGTGGGCCCTGTGAGTGACCAGCCCAATGGACCACCTGAGGCAGAGCCGTGGTCCCCTGCCTCTACGGCCAGCTTCATCTTCTCCAAGGGCACCAAGAAGCTGCAGCTGGAGCAGCCCGTGTCCCCTGAGACCCAGGCTGACCTCCAGCGGAACCTGATAGCTGAACTTCGGAGCATCTCAGAGCAACGGCCACCCCAGGCCCCAAAGAAGCCACCTAAGGCCCCCCCGCCTGTGGCCCGCAAGCCTTCTGGGGGAGccgccccccccacctcccccagcttTCCTTGGGCTGagccccttcctgctcctcccaccaACGGGCTCCCCCATGCCGAGGACAGGACTAAGGAGGAGCTGGCAGAGAATGGAGATGTCCTGCAGCGGGTGGGTCCAGAGGAGAAGCTGGGCCTGCCTGGCACAG ACCCACAGAAAGAGCTGGTCTGA
- the KIAA1522 gene encoding uncharacterized protein KIAA1522 homolog isoform X4, whose amino-acid sequence MVVFLGRHLPALLGLFKKKGSAKAESDKRLSVGPGQGLGSAVDEHQDNVFFPSGRPPHLEELHTQAQEGLRSLQHQEKQKLNKGAWDHGDTQSIQSSRTGPDDDSISFCSQTTSYTAESSTAEDALSVRSEMIQRKGSTFRPHDSFPKSSGKSGRRRRERRSTVLGLPQHVQKELGLRNEREAPGTPRPPGPRDAVRIPTVDGHPAGPASGPGARVSLQALEAEAEAGAQAEAMLQRHIDRIYRDDTLVGRSTGARPLPLTRPMSLAVPGLTGGAGPPEPLSPAMSISPQATYLSKLIPHAVLPPTVDVVALGRCSLRTLSRCSLLSASPASIRSLGHFSSVSSPRPRSRHPSSSSDTWSHSQSSETIVSDGSTLSSKGGSEGRPEGSVANSNVAPPPLGGSGRGSPSGGSTAEASDTVSIRSGGQLSGRSVSLRKLKRPPPPPRRTHSLHQRSSAAHDGPLGLPPKPERKQQQQLPRPPTTGGSEGMGAAPCPSSSAGSWVPGLSPGGSRRPPRSPERTLSPSSGYSSQSGTPTLPPKGLTGAPASPGKAQPPKPERVTSLRSPGASVSSSLTSLCSSSSDPAPSDRSGPHVSTALGDRFVIPPHPKVPAPFSPPPSKPKSPNQAAPAPAAPALVPGPISTTAASPESPLTPQTSLTPPQASPGASKDQSPPPSPPPSYHPPPPPTKKPEVVEEALSAPGTAEEALQDPNWPPPPPPAPEEQDLSMADFPPPEEAFFSVAGPEPADPSRPPEPSLATVSFQSQPRGTPDLPPALPAPSAAGSVPGLHAKVPRREPGGCSKGGGLPREDAGAPLVTPSLLQMVRLRSVGTPTVAPTPASGPSAPQKPLRRALSGRASPAPASSGLHAAVQLKASNLAASVGPVSDQPNGPPEAEPWSPASTASFIFSKGTKKLQLEQPVSPETQADLQRNLIAELRSISEQRPPQAPKKPPKAPPPVARKPSGGAAPPTSPSFPWAEPLPAPPTNGLPHAEDRTKEELAENGDVLQRVGPEEKLGLPGTDPQKELV is encoded by the exons TCCTCCCGGACCGGGCCAGATGATGATAGCATCTCCTTCTGCAGCCAGACCACGTCCTACACAGCTGAGAGCTCCACGGCAGAGGATGCTCTCTCCGTCCGCTCTGAGATGATCCAGCGCAAAG GCTCCACCTTCCGACCGCATGACTCATTTCCCAAATCATCTGGAAAGtcagggcggcggcggcgggagcggcGGAGCACGGTGCTGGGACTGCCACAGCACGTGCAGAAGGAACTCG GCCTGCGGAATGAACGTGAGGCACCAGGTACTCCTCGGCCTCCTGGTCCACGGGACGCCGTCCGCATCCCCACGGTGGACGGCCATCCGGCGGGCCCGGCCTCagggccaggggccagggtgTCCCTGCAGGCGCTGGAGGCGGAGGCCGAAGCCGGTGCCCAGGCAGAGGCCATGCTGCAGCGCCACATCGACCGCATTTACCGGGATGACACGCTCGTTGGCCGGTCCACGGGGGCCCGGCCCTTGCCACTGACCCGGCCCATGTCCCTAGCAGTGCCCGGACTGACCGGAGGGGCAGGGCCTCCAGAACCCCTGAGCCCGGCCATGTCCATCTCGCCCCAGGCCACCTACTTGTCGAAGCTGATCCCGCACGCCGTGCTGCCGCCCACAGTGGACGTGGTGGCCTTGGGCCGCTGCAGCCTGCGCACGCTGAGCCGCTGCAGCCTGCTCTCAGCCAGCCCGGCCTCCATCCGCTCGCTGGGCCACTTCTCCTCGGTCTCCAGCCCGCGACCCCGCAGCCGCCACCCTTCCTCCTCCAGTGACACCTGGAGCCACTCTCAGTCCTCTGAGACCATTGTGTCTGACGGCTCCACCCTCTCCTCTAAGGGTGGCTCAGAGGGCCGGCCAGAGGGCTCTGTGGCCAACAGTAACGTGGCGCCCCCTCCCCTGGGGGGCAGCGGGAGGGGCTCTCCCAGCGGGGGCAGCACTGCCGAGGCCTCGGACACTGTCAGCATTCGGAGCGGTGGCCAGTTGTCCGGCCGGAGTGTGTCCCTACGTAAGCTGAAGCGGCCCCCGCCACCTCCCCGCCGGACCCACTCGCTCCATCAGCGCAGCTCAGCAGCACATGATGGGCCCCTGGGGCTGCCTCCTAAGCCCGAGCGGAAGCAGCAGCAACAGCTGCCCCGGCCTCCCACCACTGGCGGGTCAGAAGGGATGGGGGCAGCACCCTGTCCATCCAGCTCAGCAGGCAGCTGGGTGCCTGGCTTGTCTCCAGGTGGCTCCCGGCGTCCCCCACGCTCCCCAGAACGGACACTCTCACCCTCCAGTGGATACTCGAGCCAAAGTGGTACCCCAACCCTGCCTCCCAAGGGTCTAACAGGGGCCCCTGCTTCCCCAGGCAAGGCCCAACCCCCTAAACCAGAGCGTGTCACTTCCCTTCGATCTCCCGGGGCCTCCGTCTCCTCCTCCCTCACGTCTCTATGTTCCTCCTCCTCTGACCCGGCACCCTCAGACCGCTCTGGTCCGCACGTGTCGACCGCCCTGGGTGACAGGTTTGTCATACCTCCTCACCCCAAGGTGcctgcccccttctccccacctccctctaaGCCCAAGAGCCCAAACCAAGCTGCCCCTGCTCCAGCTGCCCCTGCTTTGGTCCCTGGGCCCATCTCTACCACTGCTGCCAGCCCTGAGTCCCCACTTACTCCCCAGACATCCCTAACCCCACCTCAGGCATCTCCCGGTGCCTCCAAAGACCAGTcacccccaccatccccacccccatcttatcacccaccccccccacccactAAGAAGCCAGAGGTGGTTGAGGAGGCCCTGTCTGCCCCGGGGACTGCTGAGGAGGCCCTCCAAGATCCCAActggcccccacccccgcctcctgCACCGGAGGAGCAGGACCTGTCTATGGCCGACTTCCCTCCACCCGAGGAGGCCTTTTTCTCTGTGGCTGGCCCTGAGCCTGCAGACCCTTCACGCCCCCCGGAGCCCTCCTTAGCTACTGTCTCTTTCCAGAGCCAGCCCCGTGGTACCCCAGAtcttcctccagctctgccagCCCCATCTGCTGCTGGTTCTGTCCCAGGGCTTCATGCCAAGGTCCCTCGGAGGGAACCGGGGGGCTGCAGCAAGGGTGGCGGCCTTCCCAGGGAGGATGCTGGTGCACCCCTGGTCACACCCTCACTCCTGCAGATGGTTCGGCTGCGCTCTGTAGGCACTCCCACAGTGGCTCCGACTCCAGCGTCAGGGCCGTCGGCCCCCCAGAAGCCACTGCGAAGGGCCCTGTCAGGGCGGGCCAGCCCAGCGCCTGCCTCCTCAGGGCTCCACGCTGCTGTTCAGCTCAAGGCCTCCAATCTGGCTGCCAGCGTGGGCCCTGTGAGTGACCAGCCCAATGGACCACCTGAGGCAGAGCCGTGGTCCCCTGCCTCTACGGCCAGCTTCATCTTCTCCAAGGGCACCAAGAAGCTGCAGCTGGAGCAGCCCGTGTCCCCTGAGACCCAGGCTGACCTCCAGCGGAACCTGATAGCTGAACTTCGGAGCATCTCAGAGCAACGGCCACCCCAGGCCCCAAAGAAGCCACCTAAGGCCCCCCCGCCTGTGGCCCGCAAGCCTTCTGGGGGAGccgccccccccacctcccccagcttTCCTTGGGCTGagccccttcctgctcctcccaccaACGGGCTCCCCCATGCCGAGGACAGGACTAAGGAGGAGCTGGCAGAGAATGGAGATGTCCTGCAGCGGGTGGGTCCAGAGGAGAAGCTGGGCCTGCCTGGCACAG ACCCACAGAAAGAGCTGGTCTGA